Part of the Nostoc sp. ATCC 53789 genome, TGTTGCCAGAAGCCAGGAATTTGCCATCAGGCGACCAAGCCATAGCTACGCTGACAGTAGTCATATCTAGATTGTATGGTTCTTCATCCCAGTTTTGACTATGCCAAATCTTCACTCCCTTATAACCACTAATGGCTAAGTATTGTCCGTCAATGCGCCAATCTATACCCAATACGGAAGAGTTGTCAAAATTCAGCGTCACGACAATTTCACGAGTATCTGCATCCCAAACTTGGACGTAACGCCCCAAACTAAAAGCCAGTTGATTGCTGGTGTAATTCCAAGCTAGCTTGTCAACCCATGCAGGGGCATTTTCCAAGGTGGCGATTAATTCAGTATTCTGCCAAATTTTTACTTGTCCATCCTGTCCGCCAACAGCTAAAAATTTTCCATCCGGGGAAAAGGCGAGACAGTCTACTGATTTACCGTTACCAGCTTGTAAAGTTGTGAGTTCGCCATCATTCCACAGAACGACTTCACCGGCGGCGGAAGTTGCTGCTAAAGTTTTACCTTGTGGCGACCAAGCGATCGCAGTTACATAATCTGAAAGTGTTCCTGAATAGTGTTGTTCAAATTCCTTTGATTTGGTTGTGGTGTTCATATTTGTAAAGGTGGAGTGGGGAATGGGGAATGGGGAATGGGGAATGGTAAATTCCCTACTTTCCACTCCCTAACTTATGCTAGACAAGCGAGAAAATCTTGCTTGAGTTTTGCTGCATCAAGGTTGCGACCGATGAAGACTAGTTCATTTTTGGGAGTTTCGCTGGGTTTCCAGGGGCGATCGGGTTTGCCATCAAATATCATGTGTACCCCTTGGAATACAAATCGATTATCTTCTCCAGCAATATTTAAAATGCCTTTCATCCGAAAAATATCGGGGCCTTGGGTACGCAGTAACTCTGAAAGCCAAGTGTTTAATTTTTCTCCATCAACTGCACCAGCTTCTACTAAAGCCACAGAATAGACAGTTTCATCGTGTACATGGGCATCTTCGCCTAAGAAATCTGGATCAATTTCTAATGCGCGTTCTAAATCAAAGGCTTTTACACCCAACAAAGCATCCATTCCTAGTTCAGAATTTTGGGTGCGGTAGATTTTTGCGATCGCATTCATCGCCCGAATCCGTTTTTCTAATTCATCTAACTCTTCTGGCGCTACCAAATCTGTTTTATTAAGTAAAATTACATCAGCAAAGGCAATCTGTTCTTGGGCTTCGTCTGCATCCCAGTGCTGCCAAATATGCTTGGCATCTACCACCGTCACCACCGCATCTAGAGACAGTTGGCTTTGTAAATCTTCATCAACAAAAAATGTCTGAATCACTGGTGCTGGATCGGCCAATCCAGTTGTTTCAATTACTAAATGGTCAAATTTATCGCGCCGCTTCATCAAATTGCCAATGATGCGAATTAAATCGCCGCGCACTGTACAACAGATACAGCCATTATTCATTTCAAATATTTCTTCATCTGCATCGATAATCAATTGATTATCAATACCCACTTCCCCAAATTCATTGACAATCACAGCAACTTTTTTGCCGTGTTCGTAGGTGAGGATGTGATTGAGTAGAGTCGTTTTACCTGCTCCCAAGTAGCCTGTAAGAACAGTAACGGGAACTGAATTGTCGATTACGTCAGCCACCATACTCTAAATTCCTCTTGTCTCACCTTATGGATAATCATTATCGCCCATGATAAATCTTTTTATATTTTTGTGCGAACTTGCTGTTATTTCTCTTTGTCAAAGTCATTTTTTTAACGAACCACAGAGGTGCAGAGAGCGCAGAGAGAAAAAGTGCGAGAACTGTATTTGCTTCTCTCTCTGTGTCCTCTGCGCCTCTGCGGTTTAAAAGAATTTATTGACTAATATTTTTACCCATCTTAAAAGGGCTAGTTCTATAATCCTAGTCTCGCACCAAGGTGCAATGTAAAGATTTAATTTTCTGAAGAGAACAAAAAATCTTGAACTGCTTCTAAAACAACTGCTGGGTATTCTTCATGCAATCCCAGAGAACCAGAGATAACAACACTTCTCACTCCTGGTAAGACTACCAAAGCGTTCATTTCTTCTCGTGATTTTGGGGGGCTAGATTCCCCAATTACTACCATGAGCGGTACGGTTAAAGACTGTACAAGCTCCAAAAAATCAGATTGTTCGTGTACAGCATCAAGATTACCAGTTACAAAGGCAGCAGATGCAAATCGCGCTCCTGGTTGTTGAGTTGTGTGCCACTTCTTCTCAATGAAACTGGGTGTAATTTTAGCCGCGTCAGTAAAGACATGACGGCGGTACATCAAACTTAAAAAAGATTGGGTAGTGTTGAGTTTGTAGAGAGCTTGACCAAGTATAGGCGATCGCACCAATCCTCTCACAATGCCAGCTATTTGCTGACTTGCCCCCATTGTCGGCAAAGGCCCACGCCAAGTAGGAGCCAACAATACAATCTTTGAGAAAGCAGTCGATTTCACAGCTAATTGTAAAACGTAACTAGCAGCATGGCCAGCCGCCACCACAGTAATGGGAGTATTAAAAACAGCTTTGACAAAATCTTCCAGAAATTGCTGATATATTTCCGGTCGGTAATTCAAGCTAGGGCGAGAAGATTCACCAAATCCAGGCCAATCTATGGCTACAACTTGAAAATTTGGAGCGAGTAACTTGGCAAGTTCGCCGACTTCCAAACGTGTAGAAACACTGCTGAAAGATGGTAGTAGCAATAGCGGTGAACCTTTACCAAGGGTTTCATAAACAACTCGCAATTGCTGATTTTCCCAGTTCCAGAAATATTCTTGAACTACTCCACCAAAGCCAGTAGCAATAGAGGTAGACAATAGATTGGTTGACATAAGACTAAATTTTGGTAGTTGTACGTTATTTGTCAGTTGTCCTTTGTCCTTTGCAAATGACCAATGACTAATGACTAATGACCAATGACCAAGTTTAGCTAGGCAAATCTAACTTACATTCCAACGCTTTTTTTTGCATGGTTTTAAAAATGTTGTAAAATCCATTAGCGCGGGAAGGTGTCAGACTAACGTTTAAGCCTGTTTCTTGAATAAAATCTGGGGTAAGTTGGACAATTTCAGTTGGCGTTAGTCCCTGTAATCCTTCAACTAGCAGCCCTACTAAACCTTTGGTTAACTGGGAATCAGACTCGCCCTGAAACACAACCTTACCGTCATTCAAAGTTGCTGTGATATAAACTTGAGACACGCAACCAGGAACTTTATTTTCAGGTAATTTCTCAGCTTCTGGGAACTCATTGAGCTTCTGAGCATACCAGATTAGCTGTTCGTAGCGCCGCTTCGGTTCGGAAGCGCGTTGAAAGCGCTGGACAATTTTAGCAAGCGCAGGTGGCAAAGAATCTAGAGTTGAGGACATAACAGAAGCTGCAAATGATCGGTCTTACCTTGAGTGTAGATTATCTGGAGAGCGATAGCGCCTCTGGTTCTCTTGGCATTATGAAGCTAGCCATTACCGACTATAACTTGTCAAATCAAGATAATTCCTGCGTGGGCGCAGCCCGCCGTAGGCATCGCACTTATCTTCAGTTACCTTTTTAATGCGTCTAATCGCAAAAACTTAATTTTTTTTATTAGCAGGCTTTAACAGCAACTCTATACAAGATAAGTTGTATCGATATGCACTTACAAAAATAGCTGCAAGTAGCTTGTAACTAAGCAGCCAGATGATAATCAACAATTAAAAATTAAAAATCAAAAAAATTCTGACTTTTAATTTTTAATTTCTCTCCCTTAAGGATTAGTTCGTAGTTTGTGCAGCTAGCATCTGCTTCAGCTTTTCTAATTCCGAAGCCCAACGAGGATCTGGACGAATAGCGTCTGAATCGGTAGTTGTTGTGGTGCTGTTGTCGCGAGAACCGCCGCCACCGCCGCCACGACGGGGCTTTTTAGAGCTTTTCTCCCGACGGCTACCTTCTCTACCTTCTCTATTAACGCTAGGAGTGGGCGTACTACTACCAGCCAGAGTAACTGGTTTAGGAGCTTGTTCGTCGCCCTCTTCACCCTTTGTCCGAGGTAATGCCTTTTCTAGCTTAATGGCGGTGTCTTTAAACATCTGACCATTATACTTTTCAATGATTTCGTCAGCTTGTTCGTCATTGTTGACGGTAAGAAAACCGAAACCACGGCATTTGCCAGTTTTGCGGTCTTTAATTAATTTAGTAGTTACAGCTTCACCTTCTGCTGCAAAAACTGCTTGCAAATCTTGACGATCGATTTCTTCTTTAGGCAAATTACCTATATATAGGCGAACGGACATGAACTATACCTCCAGAGTTAAATGAACATGGCAAGGCGAGAAAACAATCACTTGGCTTTGGCTTTTAATTTAAATAGATGCTATTGACCAAGACTGCCATCAACCAATTTTTTGCTCGAAACTGTCAACCTATACAATACAGTTTTTCGTCGGGATCAAGCTTGTTTAATCCAAAGGCCCACACAATGGTGAGCTAATAACACCTTAATTCTAAGAATTGTAAATTTAATAGCCTATTGCCTGCTAAAGTACACGCTTTCTTCCATGCCTTTTTCGCAGAATCAAATACCATTCCTTACATTACCACGGTATTTTCTACGTAGCTAGTTTAGCGCATACATTTCTAACGTTAGTATTACTGTATCGTAACATAAAACACATTTTTTTATTCAAGGGAGCATAATTTGAAACAAAAACCAGCCGGTGGCTGGTTGATTTCCTGCTGTGTTGGGAGGATAAAAAGGTATGGAGGGGGGAAAAGCATCCGAATTCATGACTAAGCTGTAGTGCTGAGTTATGTCGGCTGCTATTGTTTGTGTAAATAAATGTAACACTTTGAAAGAAAATCTGCAACTTTTGTTTACATTCCGATTTGTCATTTGTCAGTTGTCCTTTGCAAACAACCAATGACCAATGACCAATGACCAATGACTAACCAGTCAGAAAAACGTATGCGCCCAAAGCCTGTGCTGCAACTGCCAAAAAAGTAGACCAGATGGGATGAGGGCTATGAATAGTTTTACCACTTTGAGTTTCTAAGGTGTGGACATCGATCCAAGGTGTTGCTCCTCGCCGGAACCAACCTGTGACGATAATTTGCCGACCGATGAGATCCTGGTGATTCACTGACTGTCCTAGCCAAGAAATGTGGTGTAATTTCACCAAGCCTGTGCTGGATTGGAGGATTAAATCTTGTGCTAGAGAGTTGCTAGTACCTTGACGACCTAATAGTTTACCCACCAGACGCACACTGACGCTATCAATAGGTAAGGCAGAAGGGTCAGCTAATAGGTTGGGTAGGTAGTCATCAGTTTGCACAGTAGCGGATTTGATGTCAGGGAAAAAAGAATTAATCCGCATTACTGTACCGATGCTAAAGCCAATTAGAAGGCAGCCTGTAATGAAAGACCAATCTTCATATATCCACTTTAGATTTAAAAACTTGAGTACGAATGCTAGTTGCCAGGTTAGCCAGACCAAAGCTGCAAACAGAAACCCTAAAGGAATTCCCAGCCAGGGAGCGATTTGCAATAAGAAAGACTGACGCTTAACCCTTGATGGTTCGCTAGCAAAATGTAGTTCGGTGTCTAGATGCCAGTGACGGGCTATTTTGCAGAGGCGTTCGATGCGATCGCCCATCAAAGAATGACTGTTATTAATCGTAAACCATTGGCGGTATGGATTGGCAGTATCCCACTTCAAAAATGATTCAAAAGATAAATTGCTGGCAATAGTGCCCAAAGAAAGGCTCTGTTGGTGGCTGACTGGTGTCAAGAGATTTAAGCTTTCTAGTTGCCAACTGGTCTGTTCTTCTTTTTGAATATCAGCTGCAATGCCAATGGAAATTTTGAGTAAAGCGCGAATCAGGGCGTTGGGATTACCGGTGATTTCAGATGCGACGCGATCGCTATAATAAAGCCGCAACCGCGACAACCACAATCCAGTCCCAGTTAGCAAACCCCAAAGTCCATAAACAAGACTAGCCACAATTGTCACCGGCCAGCGCCAAATCCCTGATATTTTGTCTCCCAACTCTGATATTTGCTGATAAAGCTTATAAATTGGTAGTGTCACCAGCAGCAACAAAGACATCACAGAGAAATCCCAGTGAGCAATGTGCCCTAGCTGCGTGGCGTAAATAATCGCGATTTCATCATCTGCCAGTTGCTCTAATAGCCCTTGACTCACAACAATCCTGGCATTACGTGGTAAACTACCGTAGGTCAGGATAATTGGTGCAGCCATTGGTAAAATCCGCAGTTTGGGTAACGGCCAGTGGCGCTGTTGACAACAACGTTGTAGCACCCGCACAGCTTCGCGGCTATGGGCATTCAATACATCTTTGGGAAATTCTCGCTGACCATATAAGTTAGCCAGTAGCAGATCCAGTAACCAAGGTGATACTCCGATCAAAATCACCAATACTATTAGCAACAATTTAGTAGGGTTGCTGTATAAAAGCTGCAACGGCTCCAGATAAGGTAGTTTGACTAGAGTCAGGTTGATGAATCCCATTACGAACTTAAGGATTTCTCGCATCACCCAAAATAAGGCAATGAATGTTCCTGCTGTTAGCAATCGTAAGGGAATTAATTTTGGTTTACGTAGAGGTTGCCATGCTTTGGCGCGTTGTGCTTGTCGCCAATAAATAACACCAAATAATTTAGCTTGGGTGCGGGTAACAGAACCCATGAAACCGTTTAAAGGTGCAGCCGGTGGTGGTAATGGTGTAGCCACCGTAGCTTTGAGTCTAGGTAGTGGCACCATCGACGGGGTGTCGTCGCTCTTGGTTTCTATTACTTGGTCTTTTGGCTTTTCTTCTAATGTAGGGTTTACCGGGGGGGTAACTGGGGGAGAATCTGGAGGAGGATCTGGAGTTGAGTTATCAAACGCTACAAATCCAGTTTCGACATTTTTTGATTCTTGATCGCGTTTCTTACGCTTTGTCAGGTGTTCGAGAGCGCGTTTTGCCCACTCTTGAACTTGCGGATTGTTACTCTCAATGAGATTCTGGGAAATAGCGATCGCTTTGGGAACTTCGCCAGTGCGAGCATAAGCCATCACTAAACCAACCTGGGCTTGTAAGCTAGCAGTACCATTATTTTGGCTGCTAGCAATAGGTTCTAGTTGAGCGATCGCTGTTTGGTAATTTCCCTGCTTGAGGGCAATTAAACCAGCCTCCAAAGACGGTTTGGCATGTGAAGGCATACAAATTCTGGCACTCCAATCTCTTCTAGGTGATCCACGTTTGTACAAAAGCGCGAACCTCGGATGCCGTGGAACTCAACCGCGCCCGAGTTTTGCTTGTCAAGTGAATGATAAAGATTGAATTCAGGAGTCAGGAGTCAGAATTCAGTTGAGTTTTGATCTGAATTCTGGATTCTGAATTCTGTATTCTTCTTCATTCCTCCACTGGTTGTTGACTAGAAAATACTGGAGCGATCGCGCTTAATTTTAACTCTGGATGGTCGCCCAGTAACTGTTGACAATTCCATTCATTGCGGAATAGCAACACTGGCCGTCCCATGCTGTCTTTAACTGTAGTGGTATTGAATATTCTTCCCACCTTTTCTAATGCTTCCCAACCACCCTCAACCCAACGGGCGACACTGTAGGGCAATAAATCTAATATGGTTTCTACACCATACTCGTTTTGTAAGCGAAACTGCACTACTTCAAATTGCAACTGACCCACCGCCGCCAAAATTGGATCGCGCTTGGCTTCATCAGTTGAATACATAATTTGCACAGCACCTTCTTCTCGCAATTCCGCAACGCCTTTTTGGAATTGTTTAGACTTCGAGGGGTTGGGATTCCTCAGAGATGCGAACAGTTCCGGCGAAAAATACGGAATTCCCTCATATTCGAGCTTTTGTCCTGTGTAAATTGTATCCCCGATCGCAAAAACACCGGGATTGTTCAAACCGATCACATCGCCAGGATAAGCCACATCAATCGATTCCCGCTCTTGAGCAAAGAGTTTTTGCGGGCGAGACAGACGGATGAGTTTACCAATGCGGGCGTGATTCACCATCATATCTTTTTCAAACTTACCAGTACAGACCCGGATAAATGCGACGCGATCGCGGTGTTTCGGGTCCATATTTGCTTGTAGTTTAAAGACAAATCCTGAAAATTCCGGGTATGTAGGGGCAACTTCACCTACACTGCTGTAGTGAGAACCGGGTTTGAGGGCATATTCGAGGAAATACTTGAGGAATAACTCTACCCCAAAGTTGGTCATGGCACTACCAAAAAACACAGGTGTCATTTTGCCTTCGTGTACCAACTGTAAATCTAGTTCTGGCCCAACTCCATCTAGCAGTTCTAAATCATTTTTCAGTTGGTAGTACAGACTTTGTTCTAGCTTCTCTTCTATTCTCGGATCGCCTAATTCGACTATGGTATCACGGGCTTCTCGGCTACCGTGGGCACTGCGTTCAAACAGGTGTATTTGTTGTTTGTGTCGGTCAAAAACACCTTTAAAGCGATCGCCCATACCAATCGGCCAGTTGACTGCATAGGTTTGCAATCCTAATTCTTGCTCAATTTCATCCAACAGTTCCAGAGGTTCCCTTCCGGGGCGATCGAGCTTGTTGATAAATGTAAAAATCGGGATACCCCGCAACTTACACACTTCAAACAATTTACGCGTTTGGGGTTCCAAACCTTTTGCCGCATCAATTAACATCACCGCATTATCGGCGGCGGCGAGAGTGCGATAAGTATCTTCACTGAAATCTTGGTGTCCGGGAGTGTCTAATAAATTTATTTGACACTTTTGGTATTCAAATTGCAACACTGTGGAGGTAATAGAAATACCCCGTTGTTGCTCCATCGCCATCCAGTCAGAGGTAGCCTTACGCTGTGCCCGTCGCGCCTTAACCGCCCCAGCTTCGTGAATTGCACCCCCGTACAGGAGTAGCTTTTCTGTTAGTGTCGTTTTACCCGCATCGGGGTGAGATATAATCGCAAAGTTGCGGCGCAGTTCAACCGCTTGAATAAGTTCAGACTGAAGTTCAGTAGACATAATTGTATTTGTTTGTTAGCTAGCTTAATTTTTTTTGACTCTGGCAAGTCTTTTAATCTTAAGACAACGATGCTCGTGATAGGGTCGTAGTATAACCAACAATCTAACTAAAGAGGAGAAAGCAATGTACGACACAGACAAGCGAAAGCTTCTATCAGCCTTGTCGCATGGAGCCATTTTTTTCAGCACAACATTGGTATCTGTCGGTGTACCTATCGCCATACTGCTTGTATCTGACGATCCTGTTGTTAAAGAAAACGCCAAAGAATCCATCAATTTCCACTTTAACGTCTGGTTTTATGGTGCAATTCTGGGAGCGCTGTTTTTTCTATTCGGCTGGTTAGTGTTACCTCTATTATTACTGGGGCCACTAGCTGGTCTGGGATATCTATTACACTGGGGATTAACAATTTGGGCGCTCATCGGAGTTTTCAGCAATCCTGATATACCCTTCCGTTATCCCTACATTTTCCGATTTCTTTAGAAGAAATTATCATTGGGCATTGGGAATTGTTAGTTATTTTTATTAAGCTGTTGTGCCTTGATGCACACAACCAATCGCCAGGATTTTGCCAATAGAAGGTCTGACGATTTTGAATTTTGAATTGCTTATTATGTCGTTTTTTTCCCAGTCCGTTGGATAGGTGCAACCAAGCTGTAGAATACAAAATTGCCCCACAACTTGATTAAGAGTAGGGCAAATGACAGTTAAGCACTGTTTGTAGTCTGTCTGACGGCAGGAAAATTTTAGCCTGCTTTTGTGACGCTTTATTTTGTGTCCATTTGCGTTGTTTTTCTTCATAAAATTTTATGTTTCCTACACACCGCCCCCGTCGTCTGCGTACCCATCCTCAACTGCGCCGGATGGTTCGTGAAACTGTTTTAACAACAAGCGATTTAATTTACCCATTATTTGCCGTACCAGGTGAGGGAATCGCTAATGAGGTGAAATCCATGCCCGGAGTCTACCAACTTTCGGTAGATAAAATTGTTGAAGAAGCAAAAGAAGTTTACGACTTAGGAATTCCTTCTATTATTTTATTTGGTATTCCATCTGATAAAGATGTAGATGCAACTGGTGCTTGGCATGATTGCGGTATCGTCCAAAAAGCAGCGACGGCGGTAAAAGCAGCAGTGCCAGATTTGATTGTAATTGCTGATACTTGTTTGTGTGAGTACACCAGCCACGGTCATTGTGGTTATCTACAAGTTGGTGATTTAACAGGACGAGTTTTAAATGACCCAACTCTGGAATTGTTGAAGAAAACAGCAGTTTCTCAAGCCAAAGCCGGTGCCGATATCATCGCGCCTTCGGGGATGATGGATGGGTTTGTGCAAGCAATTCGTCAGGGTTTGGATGAAGCAGGATTTCAAGACACGCCGATTTTGTCTTATGCTGCTAAGTATGCTTCGGGTTATTATGGCCCATTTCGCGATGCCGCAGACTCAACACCGCAATTTGGCGACAGAAGAACTTACCAAATGGACCCTGGTAACGCCCGCGAAGCAATTAAAGAGATTGAATTGGATATCGCCGAAGGTGCTGATATGCTCATGGTTAAGCCAGCCTTGGCATACATGGATATTATCTGGCGGGTGAAAGAAGCGAGTAACTTACCAGTTGCGGCTTACAATGTTTCTGGTGAGTATGCGATGGTGAAAGCTGCGGCTCTCAACGGTTGGATTGATGAAGAGCGCGTGGTTATGGAAACTTTAACTGGGTTTAAACGGGCTGGTGCAGACTTGATTTTGACCTACCATGCCAAAGATGCGGCGCGATGGTTAAAGTAAGGTGTGCGATTGAATGATAATAATTGAGAAAATCTCACGCAGAGGCGCAAAGACGCAGAGTTGGGTTTTAGTGTTTAGGCGTGAGATTCTTTGTTTATGGCTTTTGCGATGCCTGCGGCGGGTTAAGACTATGCAAATTCACTTTTCAAGCAGTGTTATGGGGATGCGATCGCTACTTGATTATAGTTTTTTCATCGGACACCACTAGCTAAAATTTCTAAAATTCTATTGACATCTTTTAGTTAATTTGATAGCGTGCTTTGCTGCTGATATTTATCTTCTAAAAAACCTGACGTTAAATTGGTATTTTTCAATCAGGAAGCTTATAAATGTATTTTATACATTTACTCTAAGTTTTATTACATAAATAAATCAACAGATTTGCCAGAGTGAGAGGCGATCGCTCATAAAACATCTAAAATCTAAATTAAATAGCTTTGATATAGTTATGGCAATTACTCGCTCTATGTTTGGGGCAGTTCGTTTAAAAAACCCAATCTCTAACTAGTGCGATCGCTCACCGTATTTGCGACAGCAGCACGATAAAATTCTAAAACCATAATCGTACTAAAAGGTCTAAATGGCAGAAACACTATTCTTCAACGCCTTACGCGAAGCCATTGATGAAGAAATGGCCCGTGACTCCAGCGTATTCGTTCTCGGTGAAGACGTAGGACACTACGGCGGTTCCTACAAAGTTACCAAAGACCTGTACCAAAAATATGGCGAACTCCGCATTCTAGACACCCCCATCGCCGAAAATAGCTTCACTGGTATGGCAGTAGGGGCAGCCATGACTGGCTTACGTCCCATCATCGAAGGCATGAATATGGGCTTTTTATTGCTCGCCTTCAACCAAATATCCAACAACGCTGGGATGCTGCGCTATACTTCTGGCGGTAACTTTAAAATTCCGATGGTAATTCGCGGCCCTGGGGGTGTTGGAAGGCAGCTAGGTGCAGAACATTCGCAACGATTAGAAACTTACTTCCAAGCTGTGCCAGGCTTGAAGATTGTTGCCTGCTCCACACCAAGAAACGCCAAAGGACTACTAAAATCGGCAATCCGCGATGATAACCCGGTGTTGTTCTTTGAACACGTTTTGCTTTACAACTTGAAAGAAGATTTACCAGAAGAAGAATATTTACTACCCTTAGATAAAGCCGAAGTTGTGCGTCAAGGAAAGGATGTCACAATTATCACTTATTCTCGGATGCGGCATCATGTGCTGCAAGCAGTAAAAACACTTGAAAAACAAGGTTACGATCCAGAAGTTATTGATTTAATATCTCTCAAGCCATTAGATTTTGATACAATTGGTGCATCAGTACGTAAAACCCATAAAGTCATTGTTGTGGAAGAATCCATGCGAACTGCGGGTATTGGAGCAGAAGTCATCGCCTCAATCAACGATCGCTTATTTGATGAATTAGATGCGCCAGTACTGCGGCTTTCTTCTCAAGATATCCCCACGCCTTACAACGGCAATCTAGAACGACTAACAATCATCCAACCAGAGCAAATCGTAGAAGCTGTGGAAAAAATGGTGGCGTTGCGGGTTTAGGGAATAGGGAATAGGGAATAGGGAATAGGGAATAGGGAATAGGGAATAAATTCAACCCCGACTTCCTACTCCCAACTTCCCACTCCCTATTTCCCATTCATAACTCCTCAAAAGAGCGCTATTATAGCGTTTGTCAGTTGCGAGTTATGGTATGCAAAGACAGCGATCGCTATTAATTTTGATTTTAGTCCTGATAATCGCCGCTTTTACGGTGATTGCGACAATTCCGATACCCCTGGGACTGGACTTGCGGGGAGGCTCACAGCTAACAATTCAGGTGAAACCATCAGCAGAAATTCCCAAAATCACCGAACGAGAATTGGAAGGTGTGAAGAGAGTGGTTGAAGGTCGGATTAATGGTCTAGGTGTTTCTGAGCCAGTAATCCAAACAGTTGGCACAGATAAAATATTGGTACAATTGCCAGGGGTCAACGATCCAGAGCAAGCCGAACGAGTGCTAGGGGGTACAGCACAGTTAGAATTTCGTACCCAAAAGCCAAATACAGAAACTCAACTGCTTGCTTTCCAAGCATCTAGAGCCGAATTGAAAGCCAAGCAAGAAGAGTTGAGAAAGAGTACTGACAAAGCAGCAATAGCTAAGAATCAAGAAGATTTACAAAAAAATAATCAAGCGATCGCAGAAT contains:
- a CDS encoding DUF4870 domain-containing protein, whose protein sequence is MYDTDKRKLLSALSHGAIFFSTTLVSVGVPIAILLVSDDPVVKENAKESINFHFNVWFYGAILGALFFLFGWLVLPLLLLGPLAGLGYLLHWGLTIWALIGVFSNPDIPFRYPYIFRFL
- the hemB gene encoding porphobilinogen synthase, producing the protein MFPTHRPRRLRTHPQLRRMVRETVLTTSDLIYPLFAVPGEGIANEVKSMPGVYQLSVDKIVEEAKEVYDLGIPSIILFGIPSDKDVDATGAWHDCGIVQKAATAVKAAVPDLIVIADTCLCEYTSHGHCGYLQVGDLTGRVLNDPTLELLKKTAVSQAKAGADIIAPSGMMDGFVQAIRQGLDEAGFQDTPILSYAAKYASGYYGPFRDAADSTPQFGDRRTYQMDPGNAREAIKEIELDIAEGADMLMVKPALAYMDIIWRVKEASNLPVAAYNVSGEYAMVKAAALNGWIDEERVVMETLTGFKRAGADLILTYHAKDAARWLK
- a CDS encoding alpha-ketoacid dehydrogenase subunit beta; this translates as MAETLFFNALREAIDEEMARDSSVFVLGEDVGHYGGSYKVTKDLYQKYGELRILDTPIAENSFTGMAVGAAMTGLRPIIEGMNMGFLLLAFNQISNNAGMLRYTSGGNFKIPMVIRGPGGVGRQLGAEHSQRLETYFQAVPGLKIVACSTPRNAKGLLKSAIRDDNPVLFFEHVLLYNLKEDLPEEEYLLPLDKAEVVRQGKDVTIITYSRMRHHVLQAVKTLEKQGYDPEVIDLISLKPLDFDTIGASVRKTHKVIVVEESMRTAGIGAEVIASINDRLFDELDAPVLRLSSQDIPTPYNGNLERLTIIQPEQIVEAVEKMVALRV